Proteins encoded together in one Ignavibacteriales bacterium window:
- the hrpB gene encoding ATP-dependent helicase HrpB — MEQKAPNFPVEDTLPALIGALASSRCAVLSAPPGAGKTTRVPIALLNAAWLGKSNILMLEPRRLAARRAASFMAQQLGEKVGQTVGYRIRGDAAVGKATRVEVVTEGILTRMLHANPELPGVGLVIFDEFHERSIHADLGLAFTLEVQKHLRDDLRVLVMSATLDGVAIAQLLQGAPIVESAGKMFAVETRYARFASDKPLEIRIADVVARALSSEEGDVLVFLPGMREIRRVEEKLQTHLTDDVVVHLLHGDLSASIQEAALSPAQSGKRKVILSTSIAETSLTIDGVRIVVDSGLARAARFDPRRGMSGLVTIPVSRAVADQRRGRAGRQGAGVCYRLWREEEHQQLPDYPVPEIRVSDLAHAALDLALWGSPTGEGLSFLDPPPTALLSQAQGVLKSLGALTEDGRLTSHGRTMAALPLHPRFAHMIIKGKELKRGAAACELAAILEERDLLGGGAKSDVDLASRIDAFRGGRGLAPVVRDRIEAQRKRLMDMLDIENGPVNDSECGILVSLAYPERVARKRPENGGRYQLANGSVAVLPQGNLGREEFLAIADVDAGSGEAKIYLAASIKESELEAAFSHEVLSSIEIEWSDAKRQVRARRVRKLGAVVLSEQAIEPSGEEITRALLEGIRRVGLSCLPWEKEADRFRTRVQWVRRSMKEAVEWPDLSDEALAVSLEKWLAPFVDGMRKLDQLLRLDLVEILRSMFDHQQLRDLDRFAPSHLQVPSGSRVALDYTPSDHPALFVKLQELFGLTETPRVGGGTTPVTIHLLSPAARPLAVTQDLRSFWQNTYPEIRKQLRAKYPKHPWPEDPLTATPTRRTIRKR; from the coding sequence ATGGAACAGAAAGCTCCCAATTTCCCGGTCGAAGATACCCTCCCGGCGCTCATCGGAGCGCTGGCCTCGTCGCGGTGTGCCGTACTCAGCGCACCTCCCGGTGCCGGCAAGACTACGCGTGTGCCGATCGCTTTGCTCAACGCCGCGTGGCTTGGAAAGAGCAATATTCTGATGCTCGAGCCCCGTCGTCTCGCTGCCCGGCGGGCCGCATCGTTCATGGCTCAACAACTGGGGGAAAAAGTCGGGCAGACCGTCGGTTATCGCATACGAGGCGATGCCGCGGTCGGTAAAGCCACGCGCGTCGAAGTGGTGACAGAAGGAATCCTGACGCGCATGCTCCACGCTAATCCCGAACTACCCGGCGTCGGCCTCGTCATATTCGATGAGTTCCATGAGCGGAGCATTCACGCCGATCTCGGTCTGGCCTTCACACTCGAAGTTCAGAAACACCTGCGTGACGATTTGCGCGTGCTGGTCATGTCGGCTACGCTTGATGGTGTTGCGATTGCCCAATTATTGCAGGGCGCCCCAATTGTTGAAAGCGCTGGAAAAATGTTCGCGGTAGAAACGCGGTACGCTCGTTTTGCTTCAGACAAGCCGCTTGAAATCCGGATTGCAGATGTTGTTGCCCGCGCACTGTCATCGGAAGAGGGGGACGTTCTTGTCTTCCTTCCCGGCATGCGGGAGATCCGGCGCGTCGAAGAAAAACTTCAAACCCATCTGACGGACGATGTCGTTGTACACCTTCTTCACGGCGACCTGTCTGCAAGCATTCAGGAAGCAGCCCTCTCACCGGCACAATCCGGCAAACGAAAAGTGATTCTTTCCACGAGCATTGCGGAAACGAGTCTCACGATCGATGGAGTGCGTATTGTCGTCGATTCGGGGCTTGCACGAGCGGCTCGATTCGATCCGCGGCGGGGTATGTCGGGACTCGTGACGATTCCAGTCTCACGTGCAGTTGCCGATCAGCGGCGTGGCCGGGCGGGAAGACAAGGCGCCGGAGTGTGCTACAGGTTATGGAGGGAAGAAGAGCACCAGCAACTTCCAGACTATCCGGTGCCCGAAATCAGGGTCTCTGATCTGGCACACGCTGCTCTTGACCTGGCCCTGTGGGGCTCACCGACCGGTGAAGGGCTGTCATTTCTCGACCCCCCGCCAACAGCGCTTTTGTCGCAAGCGCAGGGAGTTCTCAAATCTCTCGGAGCCCTCACCGAGGATGGACGATTGACTTCGCACGGACGTACGATGGCCGCTTTGCCTTTACATCCTCGTTTCGCACATATGATCATCAAAGGAAAAGAACTCAAGCGTGGAGCGGCTGCATGTGAGCTTGCTGCCATACTTGAGGAGCGCGATCTCCTCGGGGGCGGAGCGAAATCGGATGTAGACCTGGCTTCGCGCATCGATGCATTTCGTGGTGGTCGTGGACTTGCTCCCGTCGTTCGCGACCGGATTGAAGCACAGCGGAAAAGATTGATGGATATGTTGGATATTGAAAATGGACCGGTGAACGATTCAGAGTGTGGAATCCTGGTTTCTCTTGCGTATCCGGAGCGCGTCGCGCGAAAACGACCCGAGAACGGAGGACGATATCAGCTGGCTAATGGCTCCGTCGCCGTGCTTCCTCAGGGGAATCTCGGTCGTGAGGAGTTTCTTGCGATTGCAGATGTTGATGCAGGAAGCGGCGAAGCGAAGATCTATCTGGCTGCTTCTATCAAAGAGAGCGAACTCGAGGCAGCGTTTTCGCATGAGGTTCTGAGCAGCATCGAGATTGAATGGAGTGATGCGAAACGGCAGGTGCGAGCCAGAAGAGTCCGAAAGCTCGGAGCCGTCGTGCTCAGCGAACAAGCAATAGAGCCGTCGGGAGAAGAAATTACGCGGGCATTGCTGGAAGGAATTCGGCGGGTCGGCTTATCGTGTCTCCCCTGGGAGAAGGAAGCGGATCGATTTCGGACGCGCGTTCAGTGGGTCCGGAGATCGATGAAAGAGGCGGTTGAGTGGCCAGATCTGTCTGACGAAGCGCTTGCAGTATCCCTCGAGAAGTGGCTGGCGCCGTTTGTTGACGGGATGAGGAAGCTGGATCAGTTGCTGCGGCTGGATCTTGTCGAAATCCTTCGGTCAATGTTCGATCATCAGCAATTACGTGATCTCGATCGTTTTGCTCCTTCACATCTGCAGGTGCCAAGCGGTTCCCGGGTCGCGCTTGATTATACCCCCTCCGACCATCCGGCACTGTTTGTGAAACTCCAGGAGTTGTTCGGGTTGACTGAAACGCCGCGCGTCGGCGGTGGAACAACACCCGTCACCATTCATCTGCTCTCCCCTGCTGCCCGGCCGCTGGCCGTGACACAAGATCTCCGCAGTTTCTGGCAGAATACCTATCCCGAAATCAGAAAGCAGCTCCGCGCCAAGTATCCGAAACATCCTTGGCCGGAGGATCCGCTGACAGCAACCCCCACGCGACGCACAATCAGGAAAAGGTAA
- a CDS encoding sigma-70 family RNA polymerase sigma factor, with translation MAGPAEAIHPDVVSRSQCRDLEQFEALVRTYQPYAFSLAMKFLCDEAEASDVVQESFLRVWKNIDRYDPHQKFSTWLYKIVSNLCVDRFRSLKRSRSLFFSSDRDPAMEDLPDERNWETMRSHEQLAEIIKTLSNRLSRTQKLVFTLRDLQDLTVDEVVEITGLSIGSVKTNLHYARKSIRDMLVRHYGVVRGDV, from the coding sequence ATGGCAGGTCCGGCAGAAGCGATTCATCCAGATGTGGTCAGCCGCTCACAATGCAGAGATCTTGAGCAGTTTGAAGCGCTTGTTAGAACATACCAGCCGTACGCATTCTCTCTTGCTATGAAATTTCTTTGCGACGAGGCGGAAGCGTCTGATGTGGTCCAGGAATCGTTCCTCCGTGTCTGGAAAAACATCGATCGCTATGATCCGCATCAGAAATTCTCGACATGGCTTTACAAGATTGTCTCCAACTTGTGTGTGGACAGATTCCGATCTCTCAAGCGGAGCAGAAGCCTTTTTTTCTCGAGCGACCGCGACCCTGCCATGGAAGATCTGCCCGATGAACGCAATTGGGAAACGATGAGATCGCACGAACAGTTGGCCGAGATTATCAAGACACTTTCCAACCGGCTTTCACGAACACAGAAACTTGTGTTCACCCTGCGGGATCTTCAGGATTTGACCGTGGACGAAGTTGTTGAAATAACAGGCCTTTCGATCGGAAGCGTGAAGACGAACCTGCACTATGCGCGGAAATCTATCCGGGATATGCTGGTGCGACATTATGGAGTTGTGAGGGGTGACGTATGA